A genome region from Deltaproteobacteria bacterium CG11_big_fil_rev_8_21_14_0_20_42_23 includes the following:
- the rimM gene encoding 16S rRNA processing protein RimM: protein MIFCGKLGRPFGVRGELVVFWNNDLPPLSSGDDIYGEEKDGYKTLSVKSLSSGGSKCIIAFQEITSPEDAKKLTNTKLYLPEDLLPSLETDEYYSYQLLGMQVLNEQGKKLGVLTNIFNTGSNDIYEILPDGAKAGSEYLIPAVKDIVLKVDVKKGEMIVHELPGLFESEKDKNAL, encoded by the coding sequence ATGATTTTCTGTGGAAAATTGGGCAGGCCTTTTGGTGTACGAGGTGAGCTGGTTGTGTTTTGGAACAATGATCTTCCACCATTGTCATCTGGGGATGATATTTATGGTGAAGAAAAAGATGGATATAAAACGCTTTCGGTGAAGAGCTTAAGTTCTGGTGGAAGTAAATGCATTATTGCTTTCCAAGAAATTACTTCTCCAGAAGATGCGAAAAAACTTACCAACACCAAACTCTATCTACCAGAGGATTTGCTGCCTTCATTGGAAACAGATGAGTACTACTCGTACCAGCTTTTGGGAATGCAGGTGTTGAATGAGCAAGGAAAAAAACTAGGCGTTCTCACCAATATTTTTAACACGGGATCAAATGATATCTACGAAATTTTACCTGATGGAGCAAAAGCTGGGAGTGAATATTTAATTCCAGCCGTGAAAGACATTGTACTAAAGGTAGACGTGAAAAAAGGTGAAATGATTGTTCATGAACTTCCCGGATTGTTCGAATCTGAAAAGGATAAAAATGCGCTTTGA
- a CDS encoding tRNA (guanosine(37)-N1)-methyltransferase TrmD, with protein sequence MRFDLLTLFPEMFESVFSESILKRAQEKNCVEYHLHNIRDFSENKHHKVDDTPYGGGAGMVMMPDPLVKAVESLPKMEKRKVILLSPRGKQLTQAKANELSSFDQLVLICGRYEGVDERAIKLVVDEEISLGDFILSGGEIPAMALVDAVTRLIPGVLGNIASVEEESFSSGLLEHPHYTKPREYRGLLVPDVLLEGDHKKIEVWRRKESLRKTWKNRKDLLSGQQLSEEEKSLLQALETKKKNQ encoded by the coding sequence ATGCGCTTTGATCTTTTAACCTTGTTTCCGGAAATGTTTGAATCTGTTTTCTCCGAGTCCATTCTAAAACGTGCTCAAGAGAAAAACTGTGTTGAATATCATTTGCATAACATTCGAGATTTTTCAGAAAACAAACACCACAAAGTAGATGATACTCCTTATGGTGGCGGCGCTGGAATGGTAATGATGCCAGATCCTTTGGTAAAAGCAGTGGAATCACTTCCCAAAATGGAAAAAAGAAAAGTGATTTTGCTTTCACCTCGAGGCAAGCAATTGACTCAAGCCAAGGCAAACGAACTCAGTTCTTTTGACCAGTTGGTGCTGATTTGCGGGCGCTATGAGGGTGTTGATGAAAGAGCCATAAAGCTTGTGGTGGATGAGGAAATTTCTCTTGGCGATTTTATTCTTTCAGGCGGTGAAATTCCTGCGATGGCACTTGTTGATGCAGTAACAAGACTTATTCCGGGTGTTCTTGGAAACATTGCTTCAGTGGAAGAAGAATCTTTTTCGTCGGGTCTTCTTGAGCATCCCCACTATACAAAACCCCGGGAATACCGAGGGCTTTTGGTGCCGGATGTTTTGCTTGAAGGAGACCATAAAAAAATTGAGGTATGGAGAAGGAAAGAATCACTGCGGAAGACGTGGAAAAATCGCAAAGACCTGCTTTCTGGCCAGCAGCTTTCAGAAGAAGAAAAAAGCCTTTTGC
- a CDS encoding 30S ribosomal protein S16, with translation MSARIRLTRGGRTHKAVYRIVVAHKEKPRDGRFIEVLGTYNPHTPEAEGLVINKDRVNYWLSQGATTTDTVSQLLKRAS, from the coding sequence ATGTCAGCAAGAATTCGTTTAACAAGAGGTGGAAGAACTCATAAAGCGGTTTACCGCATTGTAGTGGCGCACAAAGAAAAGCCAAGAGATGGCAGATTTATTGAAGTGCTTGGAACCTATAATCCTCACACTCCTGAGGCTGAAGGTCTTGTCATCAATAAAGATCGTGTTAACTACTGGTTGTCTCAAGGTGCAACAACAACAGACACCGTTTCACAACTTTTAAAAAGAGCGTCTTAA
- a CDS encoding RNA-binding protein, with translation MKQLVETMAKALVDKPEAVEVTEVEGEQTTVVELRVAKEDLGKIIGKEGRTARSLRTILSAASTKIRKRSVLEILE, from the coding sequence ATGAAACAGTTAGTAGAGACGATGGCAAAAGCTTTAGTAGATAAGCCTGAAGCTGTAGAAGTGACAGAAGTTGAAGGTGAGCAAACAACAGTTGTTGAACTCAGAGTTGCAAAAGAAGATTTGGGAAAGATCATCGGCAAAGAGGGACGCACAGCGAGATCACTCAGAACCATTCTCAGCGCGGCTTCAACAAAGATTCGTAAACGCTCAGTTCTTGAAATTCTTGAATAA